The sequence below is a genomic window from Gossypium hirsutum isolate 1008001.06 chromosome A11, Gossypium_hirsutum_v2.1, whole genome shotgun sequence.
TTCTTAAAGTTTTATAgatttgttttagttttattgtgCATGTTTTGGTACAGTTGAAAATGTTAGGTGAATATGTGTATCAGTAGGTTTTGGTCTAAGCATGTAAATAGGCACAAAATGGTATTTTTGGCTAAAAACAAGGGCCACATCTCAACGACCAATATCTCACGTCGCAACATTGGCTGATAGTAAGTGATACCGCAATGTCATTATGCATGAAGTCGTGACGTGACATACTGAGTTGGTCTTAATTCGAGTCATGACGTCGATCctgaattttcaaaactttataaTTTGGTCTTAATTCATGTACAATTTtgcaaaagagctttcataagcttgtgTGGAACCTGGAAATGATCGTAATACGTATTTAGAATGTGAATGATGTTTTTGCATATGTGATTGGTCGGATGTTGTAAAATTGTCCAGAGTTGCTCCAGCATCAATCATAACATCTTGCAGCTCAGATCCAAAAATTGGGTTGGGCGATGGGTGTTATAATTTTACCGCATGAAGATAAAAAAAAGCCGCTAGCAGTACCCATTACTACAAATATTGCCCAAAACTCATCCTTCATTTCATCACACTCTGGAAATAACACCAACAACCGTCGAAAAAACTACAATAACAATCCCAACAAATGCAATCAACCTTAGCATCCACGACGTAATAATAGACAACATATTTCCCCATAAACAATATACTACCAACTATGTGATCAACCTGGTCATTCTGCACATATGTATTGTTAGATTTCTCATAATCACATGCAAACAATATCCAATTTTGCTGCTCACTTTTAAAATTCTCGAGCACCTTAGATAATTGATACCTATGCAATTCACCACATGACCTTTGATGTTCATAGTATAACCTCTACATATGACTACCATGTGTCAAAACTATCAATAAACATGTATAGGTCGGTAATTTTTATTTTCCctaatcatcttttctttttacgTTGTTAACGGTTGAGgtaaatttataaaagaatttGGAAACTTCAGGTACTAAACTGatacaaaaattgaaaacttaaagTACTTACATTGATATAAAAAATTCTCTATGTACCAATGTGATAATTCGGTGCAACTTTGGGGGCAAATAGTACATTAACCCTTATTTTTACAAAGTAAGAAATAGTAAGGCTTAAGGGTGTAGAAAGCCTTCAAAGTATTTTTTTGCaatcaattgggtacttgaacagtcagaatacataaaaaaaaccctTAGATTGTTAACTTTAATAGTTGATCATTAAAGTTAACTGtccctatttttttaattaaagtcaCCATGTGTCACAACCATGGCGTGACATGTGgcaagaaaattataaaaaataaaaatcaataaaagttgtagaaattattaaattttaataaaaaataaaaaatatttaaatttaaataaaaattagaaaaaaattataaaaattgaatacattaatcaaattgtaattttttaatgaattgatcaaaacaaaaaattacacataattgagtaattaatgtataatttaccttaatatattttatgttgaaGAAGCATTtaagaaaataagtaaaatggAGACGGTAAAAAGGAAAGAGATAAAAAAAGGTTGAcgtgaaaagaaaggaaaggaaaaaaaaattaaaaaaaaaacattattaacGGGGTCGTTAATTTGCTATTATACTGTTAATGGTTtagtaatttaaatttaacaaactGATGTAGTAAAtggtacataaataaataattttatagtttttccaGAAATTACCTGTGGACATAAAAGTGAATGAGTTAAGGTAATTTTACAATCGGGATTGTAGTAATTCTTCTATATGGATAATGACCCATATTTATCTGTTTTATAATTTTGGTTTTCTCAACTTGGATGGTAAACTGAAGCAAACCATGTGCATGTGGAAGAGTGGTAGTTTAGTTGGAAGATTTATGGCCACTTGCAAGAGAAtggaaaacaaaatcaaattatcCTACTCTTCTTAATGCAACAAAGTAACAAAAACTTCATTAGCTCACCAACAATCAGATATACATTAAAATCGAAACAATGAAAATATCCACCATTTGTCATAAGTAAAATCCCAACAACAACAGAAAAAATCCTCCACCTTTTCTCTATCTCTTTTCCATCTTCATAATCTAAGGATTAAAAAGAGTTGTATAGCCTTTAgagagaaagaataaaagaagacAAAAGAACTCTACCCAAACCCCAATATTGAAATATCAACAACTAATACAACTCACCCATTTTAAAACAGGAGACCAAACGCAAGAGCGACAAGGGAAGCAAACGCCGTCGGCACGAATGCGGTGGCATCTGAGGTAGGAGTAGGGGCTGGTGCATCAGCTGCCGCAACATATTGGACCGCCGACATGGCCATCAACACCACCATCATGGCCAAAAATAGTCTCATCCTCAATACCTCCATTTGTTGGTGTAGTTTCTCCGTGAACTTTGTTGCAAAAGTGAGGAATCTGAAATTGAGACAAGCAGTAATGGGTGGGGGTGCCATAAAGCCCCAGTTATAAACATCTCATGCTGGGCAGTTAGTTTactttatttagatttttttctttttttaaagtttggtcagtggaaatgatttatatttttgggCTGACAGGGTAGCTTTAAGTTAAACTTTGGGTGTCATACAGCTGTTGCCAACGGTTTTTTGGGGCATTGTTTGGAGAGGGTCCATTGGCTTTGCCCAGTTGCCTTAACTAAAAGAATTTTGGAGTACCATATAAGGACTATTTTGACCCTTTGTGCAGGGATGTTCTGTGGTTTGAGTTGAATTTCTTTTATGGCAATGTTGGTATAATgaagaataaaatattattttgaagggGTTTGGTTTTTTGGGAGTTTGGGGCTGGTACAaaatatagtttttaattaaattatagaatATTTTATTGGAAATATAGGGAGGTGTGCGCAGTTGGGAGGGACCCTGGCATTCACCCATTATCTGGCATCTTTTGCCCCAACTATCATAACCCTTTAGAAAGTATAACAACAATTCATGAATATAAACACATTTTGAAGTTGTAAACATatcaaaccaaacataaactAGTTTAATGAATAGAAATTCGTTGGATTAAGTTTGTTTCATTATATAGCCCTTGCTCTGGAGAACACTATTAACTTATAACTAAGAATTAGAGGAGCAAAATCTGAACCTTCTCGAAaacaattgaataaaattttaaattaattagtttaaattttttaaattaaattcgatttattcaaataataccaaaaatttaaataatcaactaTAATTCAACCATATTTTTTGTGTATAgatttgattaagtaaattagttttttttacaaTAGCATGACAACTTATAAATGTCGATTATTTCAGCTCGTTTGTTAGCTCGTTGAAATCATAAACAACTTACATTTAGAATCAATAAATagaattgataaatttaaagaaatagatTAATTCATAAATGAATTTAGTTTCTCATTAAGTGTGAAAATggtctgaaaattaatttaattttttttgaattattatttaagtaataattaaagttaaaaatggaattaaattaattggttattaTGAATCTGTTGAatgtataaattaaatatatcttCTTTTATGATAAAGTTGTCATaactttaacagaattagaattggattAAGAAAACTATTTAATTGgaaagttaattaatttaattatatatatttcgggaaatagaaaaaaatgcattgggttgaattaaattataaagtgttgaatTAAAATTCTAAGAAgaatgtatatgtaacaccccaaatctggcctagacgttatggccaaatctagagTTGTTACTTAATATGATTGAAAACTTGGTTTTTGAGTAAATGGAAAATCGTCATAAACTTTCAAAATCCCGATTATATTCAAAATCATTTCTTATTGTTCTTTTTACTAAAAACGttgttttgtttatattttctaaaatttatacaTTTCTCAACGGAAGACTCCTTAAAAAGGGATATTTGAAAAACACAATTCGTTGTTTGAAAACCTCTATTTTGGTAGGAATGCATTTTGTCAACTAAAATATTTGAGCGGTATTAAGCAAAATACAAgaataagtttttaaaaaaaatctaaatagtccaaaaagtccagagagtccaaaaattttacaaaaccaaaataccaaaacttaaataaatcaaattaaatagattaatacATTAATCGAGCTCCCCACTTGCACCGACCCAcctaagtctgaggattacctgaaaataTTAGTCAAACAAAGAGTGAGTTTTTGAAACTCGGTGTATAACGAATAACTTAAAGCAGATAAATGCATATTAGACAGATTTATCAGAAACAAGTTTATAATAGAATAGTACAGATCCGACATATAATCCTACCTCCAATCGCtatacaccatctccgaccatccaaCACACTATATGGGTATAAAACactcatccatccctacacaccactttGTGTCAATAAGACACTTTACAGAATAGTTGCAGTTGAGCTGCCTAATCATTAGGCGATTTACTGTCTTTTTACAGAATCACTTCCTCCTCATGTTATTTACAACCTAGCCCAGGTGCAGATACCAAATATACTATATATCATACTTATTCAGAGCAGAAATTATACATGCTATAGTTTTACATACACAACATATCAGATTTGaatcatatatttaacataaaGTTACacgtttatttattatttggCATCTTAGTTACTCTTACAAATAGCATATACTATACTAACAGATGTccaaattttatgttttacaATATATTTAATCACAAACCGTCCTTACGAAAAGCCCGCGATCGATCGGGACGACGTGTACGGCCTTCGAAAAAATCTTGAATTTTGGGcct
It includes:
- the LOC107891420 gene encoding arabinogalactan protein 13, which gives rise to MAPPPITACLNFRFLTFATKFTEKLHQQMEVLRMRLFLAMMVVLMAMSAVQYVAAADAPAPTPTSDATAFVPTAFASLVALAFGLLF